Proteins from one Pirellulaceae bacterium genomic window:
- a CDS encoding membrane dipeptidase: MRRSLILVCSVLMVCSQLQAEMPLADRLASLMEDYPGEVSVGVKNLLTKESYFYQADRVMPTASLIKFPIMIEVYRQAGRGALDLQRWLTLEASDKVPGSGLLTEYFQPGTRISLLNAIGLMISQSDNTATNLVLDEIGLRATNQTMKDLGCPETRINAKVYLRETSIDPERSRQFGLGSTTAREMVQLLEMLDQGQLVSKAACEAMLAHLKKCDDRTKMARSLPAEAVLFHKTGAVAQSRTDAGLIQSPAGTLAVCLLTTANQDRSWRDDNAANVLCGNLALEIYKHFNPTPADQPGVTLLASGAHGRLVEAVQRTLNTRLQPSPDLSVDGDFGPRTEAAVIRLQVSAGLTPSGQLDRATWKSLGRLQMEERSVAEPAEVNARKLPRDQQDSLAGPPFVTCKAWAIVDAASGDLLAGYRARQPFDPASTTKIMTGFAVLKQVAQNPALLDQEITFSQRADDTVGSTSGVRAGEILPVGDLLYGLLLPSGNDASVALAEHVGALLPGDGDPYSRFIRRMNEYADRIGLRETRYLNPHGLTAVGHQASARDLAKLAVVALQIPRFREIVDTRQYGVTVEATTGYSRNLLWKNTNQLLEIDGYAGVKTGTTRAAGACLVSTAQRNGRQLVLVVLGSSSSDARYVDTRNLYRWAWQQLAQGDLPKQKLEPIKVSEEARRIHQASNLFDGHNDLPWQFRERGMPSFEKLDISKDQPELHTDIPRLRSGGVKAQFWSVYVPVEVGEQGKALLTTLEQIDLVKRMIKTYPDTFALAMTTADIERIQGEGKIASLIGMEGGHCIENSINVLRQLHAAGARYMTLTHASTLDWADSATDDAQHQGLNAFGEEVVREMNRLGMLVDISHVSIETMKDAIRVSQAPVIFSHSSARAIADHPRNVPDDVLRLTAENGGVVMVNFYPSFVVPSSAQRSVERTKYQERLVKQGLPKDEVGRLLKRWESRHPMDVGSIHDVVDHIDHIVRVAGIDHVGIGSDYDGIDAVPEQLEDVSTYPRITQELLNRGYSAAQIGKILGGNMMRVMKAAEAVARRPR, from the coding sequence ATGAGAAGATCGCTGATCTTGGTCTGTTCCGTTTTGATGGTGTGCAGCCAGCTTCAAGCGGAAATGCCCCTGGCCGATCGACTTGCATCGTTGATGGAAGATTATCCGGGTGAAGTTTCGGTCGGTGTGAAAAACCTGCTGACGAAGGAGTCTTACTTTTACCAGGCGGATCGTGTGATGCCGACGGCGAGTTTGATCAAATTTCCGATCATGATCGAGGTTTATCGCCAAGCGGGACGAGGTGCACTCGATCTACAGCGGTGGCTTACTTTGGAAGCCTCGGATAAGGTGCCCGGATCAGGCCTGTTAACTGAGTATTTTCAACCAGGCACGCGGATCTCGCTGTTGAATGCGATTGGGTTGATGATCTCTCAGTCCGACAACACTGCCACCAATCTAGTCCTGGATGAGATCGGGTTGCGAGCAACCAATCAGACCATGAAAGATTTGGGTTGTCCTGAAACACGAATCAATGCCAAGGTCTACCTGCGTGAGACTTCGATTGATCCGGAACGCAGCCGTCAATTTGGCTTGGGGAGTACGACCGCTCGAGAAATGGTTCAGCTGCTCGAGATGTTGGATCAAGGCCAATTGGTGAGCAAAGCGGCCTGTGAAGCCATGTTGGCTCACCTGAAAAAATGTGATGATCGCACCAAGATGGCGAGATCCTTACCTGCCGAAGCCGTTTTGTTTCACAAAACGGGCGCGGTCGCGCAGAGTCGGACCGATGCTGGATTGATTCAGTCGCCAGCAGGAACGCTTGCCGTTTGTCTCCTTACCACCGCCAATCAGGATCGAAGTTGGCGCGATGATAATGCGGCGAATGTTCTCTGTGGAAATCTTGCGTTAGAGATCTACAAGCACTTCAACCCCACGCCAGCCGATCAGCCCGGTGTGACGCTGCTGGCTTCCGGAGCTCATGGACGTTTGGTCGAAGCGGTGCAACGAACGCTCAATACACGCCTTCAGCCGTCGCCGGATCTGTCGGTCGATGGGGATTTTGGGCCTCGCACGGAAGCGGCTGTTATTCGACTGCAGGTCAGCGCGGGGCTAACGCCATCCGGTCAGCTGGACAGGGCAACTTGGAAATCGCTGGGTCGCCTGCAAATGGAAGAGCGATCGGTGGCTGAGCCGGCGGAAGTCAATGCAAGAAAGTTGCCACGAGATCAGCAAGATAGCTTGGCGGGACCCCCATTTGTTACCTGCAAAGCTTGGGCCATCGTGGATGCTGCCTCCGGCGATTTACTTGCGGGCTACCGGGCTCGTCAACCTTTCGATCCCGCCAGCACCACCAAAATAATGACGGGCTTCGCTGTACTCAAGCAAGTGGCTCAAAACCCTGCATTGCTCGACCAAGAAATTACGTTTTCTCAACGTGCCGATGATACGGTAGGCTCCACGTCAGGCGTGCGGGCGGGAGAAATCCTGCCTGTTGGCGACCTGTTGTACGGATTGTTGTTGCCGTCCGGAAATGACGCCTCCGTGGCGTTGGCCGAGCACGTGGGAGCGTTGCTGCCCGGAGATGGGGACCCTTACAGTCGATTCATTCGTCGTATGAATGAATATGCAGATCGAATTGGTTTGCGTGAAACACGCTATCTCAATCCGCATGGTTTGACGGCCGTTGGCCATCAAGCCAGCGCAAGAGATTTGGCAAAGCTGGCCGTGGTGGCTTTGCAAATCCCCCGATTTCGTGAGATCGTCGACACACGCCAATATGGGGTAACCGTCGAGGCCACGACGGGATATTCGCGGAACCTGTTGTGGAAGAATACGAACCAGCTCTTGGAAATCGATGGTTACGCTGGCGTTAAAACGGGCACCACGCGCGCCGCAGGTGCTTGCTTGGTGTCCACGGCTCAACGGAATGGTCGGCAACTCGTGCTGGTTGTTTTGGGCTCCAGTTCTAGCGATGCCCGCTACGTGGATACCCGCAATTTGTATCGTTGGGCCTGGCAACAACTGGCGCAGGGTGATCTGCCTAAGCAAAAACTTGAGCCCATCAAAGTCTCGGAAGAAGCTCGTCGAATTCATCAGGCTTCCAATCTGTTCGATGGTCACAATGATTTGCCCTGGCAGTTTCGTGAACGCGGAATGCCGTCATTTGAAAAGTTAGACATTTCCAAGGATCAGCCCGAACTGCACACCGACATTCCTCGCTTGCGATCCGGTGGCGTGAAAGCACAATTTTGGTCGGTCTATGTGCCAGTCGAGGTGGGTGAACAGGGGAAGGCGTTGCTTACCACGCTCGAACAAATCGATCTCGTTAAACGCATGATCAAAACATATCCCGATACGTTTGCTTTAGCGATGACAACGGCGGATATCGAACGAATTCAAGGCGAGGGGAAAATTGCCTCTCTCATCGGAATGGAGGGAGGTCATTGCATCGAGAATTCGATTAATGTTTTGCGGCAATTACACGCAGCCGGCGCCCGCTACATGACACTCACGCATGCCTCAACCCTTGATTGGGCCGATTCGGCAACCGATGATGCTCAACATCAGGGCTTGAATGCGTTTGGGGAAGAAGTTGTTCGTGAGATGAATCGACTGGGTATGTTGGTGGATATTTCTCACGTCTCGATTGAGACGATGAAAGATGCGATTCGCGTTAGTCAAGCACCGGTCATTTTTTCGCATTCGTCGGCTCGCGCCATTGCGGATCACCCTAGAAATGTTCCGGATGACGTCTTGCGGTTGACGGCTGAAAATGGGGGTGTCGTGATGGTGAATTTTTATCCATCGTTTGTCGTGCCTTCGTCAGCCCAACGCAGTGTTGAACGGACAAAGTACCAGGAACGGTTGGTGAAGCAAGGACTGCCGAAGGATGAGGTGGGGCGACTCCTTAAACGCTGGGAGAGCCGCCACCCAATGGATGTCGGCTCAATTCATGATGTGGTCGATCACATCGATCATATCGTGCGAGTGGCCGGCATTGATCACGTTGGTATTGGCTCGGACTATGATGGCATCGACGCGGTGCCCGAGCAGTTGGAGGATGTTTCGACCTACCCTCGCATCACTCAGGAATTATTGAATCGAGGCTATTCTGCCGCGCAAATTGGAAAGATCCTCGGTGGCAATATGATGCGTGTCATGAAGGCTGCGGAAGCTGTTGCCCGCCGACCCCGATAA
- a CDS encoding dipeptide epimerase — protein sequence MKLLLHQFELPLRHVFTISRESISVQQTLIVELRQDGQCGFGEATTNAYYNATIPRMTEQLSRLQSQIERHSATEPEQLWDLLSPQLADNPFALCAVDQAANDLAGKLQGAPLYKLWGCDFDQVPVSNFTIGIDAVDVMVQKLKETPNWPIYKIKLGTSQDLEIVEELRRHTDARFRVDANCGWTVAETITNSQRLLELGVEFIEQPLVADDWNGHRQVYSNSVLPIIADESCIRPEDVARCADRFHGVNIKLVKCGGLTPARRMIQEAKQRGLKAMVGCMTESTVGISAIAQLLPLLDYVDMDGAALLSSDIATGATVVDGHCQTSAGNGTGAQLVHENVIWPL from the coding sequence GTGAAATTATTGTTGCACCAATTCGAGCTGCCTTTGCGGCACGTTTTTACCATCTCGCGGGAGTCGATTTCCGTGCAGCAGACCTTGATTGTTGAGCTGCGACAGGACGGGCAATGCGGTTTTGGTGAAGCGACGACCAACGCCTATTACAATGCAACCATTCCGAGGATGACCGAACAACTTTCGCGGCTGCAGTCGCAGATTGAGCGGCACTCGGCAACGGAGCCTGAGCAGTTGTGGGATTTGCTCAGTCCGCAATTAGCCGATAACCCTTTTGCTCTCTGTGCCGTTGATCAGGCCGCGAATGATCTTGCCGGAAAACTGCAGGGCGCGCCTCTTTATAAACTCTGGGGATGTGATTTTGACCAAGTTCCAGTCTCCAATTTTACGATCGGTATTGACGCCGTCGATGTGATGGTGCAAAAGCTCAAGGAGACCCCGAATTGGCCGATCTATAAAATCAAACTTGGTACCTCCCAAGATCTGGAAATTGTTGAGGAGCTGCGGCGCCACACGGACGCTCGATTTCGCGTTGACGCCAATTGCGGTTGGACAGTGGCCGAAACGATCACGAACTCCCAGCGACTTCTCGAACTTGGCGTTGAGTTTATTGAGCAACCACTTGTCGCAGATGATTGGAACGGACATCGGCAAGTTTATTCTAACTCGGTGTTACCGATCATCGCCGATGAGAGCTGCATTCGACCGGAAGACGTTGCACGCTGTGCCGATCGATTCCACGGAGTGAATATCAAGTTGGTCAAGTGTGGAGGACTAACGCCGGCTCGACGAATGATTCAGGAGGCAAAACAACGGGGGCTCAAGGCAATGGTCGGTTGTATGACAGAATCGACGGTAGGCATATCGGCCATTGCGCAATTGTTGCCGCTGCTGGACTATGTCGATATGGATGGCGCCGCGCTGTTGTCAAGCGATATTGCTACGGGAGCGACTGTCGTCGACGGTCATTGTCAGACGAGCGCCGGTAACGGTACGGGGGCCCAGCTCGTGCACGAGAATGTGATCTGGCCACTGTGA